TGCCATCCCGAGCGCAGCGACCGGTCGGACAGGGCGACCCTCCGGTTACCCGCCACGGTCTCGACTTCGAGAGATGCAACATCAATCCCGAGTCGGCGGCGATCGCGTGAGGCTGCATCGCACTCAGCCGGCACCATAGCGTTCGAGAGAAGAACGAGATCGCCCTGACTATCGGCTAGGTCAACCCGAAAGTTCAACTGGTCAATCGCGGTCACCGGGAGTTCGACCGAGTTACGCAGTGCGCGCAGACGGCAGTCGGCGCTGCGCTGCAACGCTGGAAGCCGATCCATCAGGCGCTGTCTGATCCGGTCGAGGCCATCGCCGTCATCGATGAATGGCGCACAGCCGGCCATGCGGGTCGTCTGCGTCAGGTGCGGATGCAGAACCATCGCGCCGGTCCCGTTCTCGAAGAAGTCGCGATGGCCGGTATCGAGATAGGATTCGACCGGCAGAGATTCCGCCAGCAGAATGTCATGGCTCTCGAGTTCGACGTGATAATAAATGATCCGATCGCGCTTTTCCTGAATGATCGACCGGCCATTCAGGAGCGCCTTTGCAGGAACCAAGCACCCATCGAGATAGACGCCGTGATCGGGCGACAGGTAGAGTGGGCGCTCCGGCCACCCATGGTCGATCGCCCCGGCTTCGATCCGGATCGGCCAGACTGTTTCGGGACGCGGATGGCGCGTGGCTTCGATCAGGCGCCGACCGACCCATTTGACGGGCCGCATTGCGCCGCTGTCGGTAATCAGCCGATCCCCCGGTTCCATATCCTCGACCGCGATGTCGCCATGCAGACCGAGTAATCGGGTGCCCTCAAGGAAACACACGGTCAGATCGACGCCGCCCCCTTCCGTCGCGTCTGGAGAGCGGCCACATGGTTCCGGCGTGACGTTTTCGACAATACGACCCGCAGCAAGCTCCCCGGAAACGACGGAGGCGTCGCCTTTGCCGACGGTACCGGCGATCGTTGAACGACCG
This sequence is a window from Acidiphilium acidophilum. Protein-coding genes within it:
- a CDS encoding Hint domain-containing protein, producing MGDITVISAAIGRSTIAGTVGKGDASVVSGELAAGRIVENVTPEPCGRSPDATEGGGVDLTVCFLEGTRLLGLHGDIAVEDMEPGDRLITDSGAMRPVKWVGRRLIEATRHPRPETVWPIRIEAGAIDHGWPERPLYLSPDHGVYLDGCLVPAKALLNGRSIIQEKRDRIIYYHVELESHDILLAESLPVESYLDTGHRDFFENGTGAMVLHPHLTQTTRMAGCAPFIDDGDGLDRIRQRLMDRLPALQRSADCRLRALRNSVELPVTAIDQLNFRVDLADSQGDLVLLSNAMVPAECDAASRDRRRLGIDVASLEVETVAGNRRVALSDRSLRSGWHNDEFTHRWTNGEAVIPAAMLEGGHALSIRLNETARYVVDPAAECHASRVADLVMTRQMSALRQLGLLE